TGTTTATTTGGTTTTAAAATATATTGTATAATTAATGTTTTCAAATTGATCAGAATAAGAATTTCCAAATTCATCAACTATTTGAGAAGGGTCAATTTTTATTTCCCATGTTTGATTTGAATCTAAAGTAATATATTCCAATGCTCCCCAATATTTTATAGATTTGTTTGCTTGAGTGGAATATAAAGATAAAGTTTTAGTTTCATTTGTATTTGATTCATATATTTTAATTTCAATGTTAATAGAATTTTTTTCAATAATTTCTGATTCATCAATAAAATATATAGTAATAATTGGTGAGATTACAGGTGTTGATACTGTTAAATCATAGTATTCTTTATTGCTTTCGATATTATATACTGTTGTTCCTGCCATTGTAACCTTAAACAACTTTGGTGGATTATCCTCTTTTACTAAAACTTCAAAAGTTTTTATTACTTCATAATTGCTATCTAAATCTTTAGCATATAATTGAACATAATTGTGACCAATTGGAAACTCATATGAAGTATATTTAAATGAACGCGACTGAACAGGATTTGATTTAAATAGTTCATTTCCATTAACATTAATTGCATATATGTATGTAGCTGGGTATGAATAATTTGAGTTAATATCAAAAACGATATCAAAGTCATTTAAAGAAGTAGAATCAGGATCAACATTAATTTTTTCTGGTAAATAATATAATTTAGTACTTTGATCAGATCTTTTTTGTATTAATGAGAAATTTAAATTAAAATTATTTATAGCTTTAGAAACTTTAAAGGTTATATATTTTTTTTCTAAATAATTTGTATCGCTTTTTTTGATTGAAACTATTAATTCATAATTTCCAGTTTCTAAATACATAGTATCTGTTTCTAAAGATGTACTGTTAGTAGAAATATTTATTTTCTTATAATCTATCCCATTCTTTTTTAATAAAATATCATAATTCAAATTATTTGAAAAATCATAATTTTTGTTTATATTAATTTTAAAGAATAATGGGTCTCTATTAGTTATCTCAGAATTATCATTAATTTTAATGTTATTATTTAAATAATCCTTTTTATATATTTCCACATTTGCAGTAAATTCAATAAATTTCTCAACGTTTAACGTAATACTGGTACTTGTAGAATAATTGGTAACAAGATTTTTTGCGTTTAAAACTATATTGTTTATCCCTTCCTTTAGATAAATAGGACTATATTCAAATACCTTTTTATCAGATACAAACTCTTTTATTATTTCATTACCATTTGATACAGTATACAAATATGATGCTGGTAATGAGTATTTTTCATTAATTTTCATATTAATATATACAGGATCAATCGTAGTTAAAGTTGAATTATTGGTTAGCATGCTTCCATCAGCAAGTTTTAATTCAGAGTTCAAGTTAAAAGATGTATCTATATTTTTAGGACTTAAATCAACTGTAGTTCTTCCAAATCCATTATTAGCATTATCAAAAACTTCAACAGATACAACATATATCTTATTTTCTAAAAATACAGGGGTTGATTCAAAAGATTTATTTTGAACATTACCTTCTTCAAGCAAACCGTTATTAACATAAATTTTATATGAAAAATCGCTGTTATATATAATATTTGAATCAATTGTTACTAATATAGAATGGTTTCTATATGGATCATATGTGTTATTTTCAACAAAATTATTGTTAACTAAATTTTTAAATTTTAATACAGGTTCTAATTCCTTTTTATAATCATATACATTTATATATAATTTATTTTCACTTACATAATCGATTCCACCAATTGTAAATATTCCAATTATTTCAAATCTACCAGATTCATTTAATTGGAATAAGCCTGAAAATGTTTTATCATTTATATTTTTTAACTCAACACTTTTTACATTATTATTATTTTCAGTATCAACAATTTTTAAATAAGCTTGTCCAAAATTTGCTAAAGGGGAATCTATTCTTAAAATAACATCACCCTTAGCTTCATTAATATCCTTATTAACTTCACCTTTGGTTTCTGTAGAAAAAGAAATATCAACTTTTATATTATAATTTGCTTTTTGTGGTCTTAAACAGGATGATAATAAAAATATTGATAATATAAGAATTAAATAAATAATTTTTTTCATAATATCCCTCCATGGAATAATCTTTCAGTTTATCATTCTTTAAAAATAAAGAAAATCCTAAATATATTTTTAACCATATAGGTGTATAATAATTCAGGAGGTGAAAGAATGAGTTTGAAAATAAAAATATTTTTAGGTTTTATTATTATTTTGACAATATCTATTATTATTGGCGTATTTGGGGTTATAAACACTAATAATTTGAAGTCACATATTGTGGAAATATCAAACGAAAACTTACCCAAAGTTCAAAAAATATTAACGATATATCAACTACAAACATCAATTGAAAAATCAGAAATGGCATTATTAGGTCTTACTGATAAAAATTTAAGAGAAGAAGAATATAGAAGAATAGAAAATTCATGGGAATCAATAAATAGATTAATAAATGAGTATGAACTATTTGATTTAAATGAAGATGAATTAAAATATTGGAAAGATTATAAAGAAAAACTAAAAATGTGGGAAACTGGACATGCTAGTTTTATGGAAATCTCTAAAAAAATAGATGAAACAAATATATTAGATCCAAAAACATTGAAATTAGATGTAAAAACATATGAAAGTGAATTGTATAGATTAGCTTGGTTAATAGAAAAAGCTATTTTGGATAAAGAACCCTTTAATGAAGATTTAAATCCGAGAAATAGTCCATTTGGAAAGTGGCTTGAAAATTATCAAACAGAAAACGATTATCTAGCGGATATGATAAATGAAATGAAAAAATACAATGAAGGATTTTTAAAAACTGCAAAAACAATAAATACTGTTGTAAAAAGTAAAAACGAAAAGCAGATAGAACTTATGCAAAGAATATATAATAATTCAATAATTCCTAATTTAGAAAACATATTTGACACTTTTGCAATAATTAATCAAATAGCAGATGAGTCTTTGAAATTAAAAAATCAAATGTTAGAACAAAGTTTAAATCTAAATTTGCCATTATTTGAAGAAAGTGCAAGTATATTAAAAACTATTGTAGAATATAATAAGAACGAAGCAGCTCAAAAAGCTAATAATACAATAGAAAAAGTGAGAGAAGCTATAATTACAATATTAACTGTAATTGTTATAGGAATTATTATAGCGATTATATTCGCAACTTTAACTATAAGAAGTATTGTAAATTCAATAAATATATTAATGAAAAAAATACAAGCATTTGGAAAAGGTGATTTAACAGTTAACTTTAAAGTTAAAGGAAATGATGAGATATCAAAAATGGCTAATGCTTTAGAAGAAATGGCTAATGAATTAAGAAGCTCAATGAAATTAATTCATGAAGCTTCTAATAAGTTATCTGTTTCATCAAGTACTTTAGCGTCAATTTCTGAAGAACAAAATGCCATTTCTGAGGAATTAACAAATCAATCGAAAATAATAGAATCAAATACTATAGATGCTTCTGCTTCAGTGGAAGAAGTTTTATCAGGTGTTGAAGAAATAGCAAGTTCCGCACAAATGATATCTAATAATGCAGATGAATTAAATTATAAAGCTAATGAAGCATCTGAAGCTGCTATAAATGGAGAAAAACATGTAAATGAGATAGCTAATATAGTTGAAATAGCTGTAAAAGAGTCGGATTATACACAAAACGTAGTTAATGAACTTTCTGAAAAAGTTCAAAATATTGGAGACATAGTAGATACTATAAATAAAATTACAGAACAAACTAATTTATTAGCATTAAATGCAGCAATAGAAGCAGCAAGAGCAGGAGAGGCTGGAAAAGGTTTTGCTGTTGTAGCAGATGAAATAAGGAAATTAGCAGAACAAAGTAAAAATTCAACTGAAGAAATATCAAAAATTTTATTATCTGTAAAAGAAGGAGCATATAGCGCAAACGAAGCAACGAATAAAATTGTAAATATAATTAGAGATATAGACAAAGAATCTGAAAAAATAGTTTCTCAATTTAGAAATATTAACGGTAGAATTGATGATATGGTATCTAAAGTACATGAATTATCCTCAGCTTCTGAGGAACAAAGTGCATCAACAGAAGAAATGGCAGCAGCAATGGACAGAATTTCAAAGGTAATTGATGAAATATCAGATCAAGTAAAATACATGGTAAGCGCTATTGAGCAACAAAATGAAAGTTCTAAGCAAGTAAATAATTCTGCTGAAGAAGGTAATAATCTATCCAAATCATTATCAGAATTAATTAATAAGTTTAAAATATAATAAATAGGGCATTTTGCCCTATTTATTATTATATGGTATTTTATATAGAATGTTTTCCTGGAGTTTTAGCAAATAAACGAGTATTTTCTACATGATCTAATCCTAGTATCCATCTAGTAAATCTTTCCACACCAATTCCGCAACCAGCAGAATGTTTTAATAATCCAGCTTTAGCAACTTTTAAATATTCTTCAAATTCTTCAGGTGGAGTATTTTTTAATTTCATCCTTTTTATTATTTGTTCGTATTCATGTTCTCTTTCACCACCGGAAATAGCTTCTTCAAAACCCTCTGGATATATTAAATCGAAATCAAGCAAAACTTCAGGTCTTTCTGGGTCTTGTTTGTCATAAAATTCCCTTTCCATTAAAGGAATATCTATCATCCAAAATGGTTCATCAACATCTAAAGAAGCTTTTTTTTCGTAATCATCACCATATTTCTCTTTTAATTCTTTTACAGTATATCTTTTAAATGGTTTTGAAGGAGTTTTTAATGTAGGATGATACTTTTCTATAATATCAGGATATTTTTCTTTAATTTTTTCAACGGTATAAATTATAGCATCTTCCATAACATCAAATACCTCTTCTCTTGAAGCTTCTAGCATTTCCATATCAATTTGTACAAAATCAAATAAATGTCTTCCGGTATTCATTTTATCCTCTGTTTCTAATCTAACATTAGGAGATACAATATAAATTTTTTTATGAACCAATACGGCTACTTGCTTATGTAATATCATAGATTTTGTAACAGAATACTTTTGTCCATAGTATTCAAATTCAGTTCCAAAATGTGGATGATTCAATGGATCAGTAATTGGTGAAACGGTAACTGGTAGCAATTCAACAAAGCCCTTTTCATCTAATACTTTTCTAATGCTTCTTAATATTTCTGCTTGAACAATAGTTGCCTCTTTATAAACTGGGTTTTCCAAATACTCTTTAACTAATTCTACAGTATCAACTTTTCTACTTTCTACAGATTTCATAATACCCTCTCCCTTCAAAAATATTAAAATAATAATCTCTCCCTCTCCGAAAATAATATTTTTTTAATTATAAGATAATAAAAAAACCGGCGCTGAAATAAAATCCAGCGCCGGTGTAATTATAAACGACAAATTACCTCGCGTTACACCAACGCTGTATGTTATTATTATTATTATTATTATTTAAATTTTCAATTTTTATGAATTTTATATTTAACATATGTAACACCACCTAAATATTTTTTTCTTATTATACAACAAAATGAATATATTGTCAAGTGCGTTCAAAAAAATCATCCAATTTTTTTAATGGTAATTCCATTGAAATTGGCCTTCCATGAGGACAAGTAAGAATATTATATTCAAAAATCTTTTTTATTAGAGTTTCCAAACCTACAGGTGAATCTCCGGTTTTAACGGCAGCTCTACAGGACATTGTAGCAATTGCATTATCAAAAACCTTTTCGGGTGATTCAATTCCTTCAAGCCTTAATTCATCTAATATTTCTATAATAGTACTTTGTGGATCTATTATTTTTATATTTGAAGGTGTACCAATAACATAATATTCATTATTGTTTTTTTCAATTTCAAATCCTAAGTTTCTTATTTTACTTATATTATTTTCTAAAATTTCTTTTCTAGAATTATCAATATTTAATTTTATAGGCAACATCATCATTTGTGTTGTAATATTACCATTTTCAAAAAATTCTTTTTTTAAATCTTCATATATAATTCTTTCATGTGCTGCATGAAAATCAATGAATTGAATAGAATCTTCTAATTCAATTACAATATATCTATTAGCAACTAATCCCAAAACATTATAATTGTTTTTTTCAAATTTTTCTTCCTTTTTCATTTCTGGTTTAATATTTAATTTATCAATGTTTAATTTATTAATAGTAGATTGATTTAAAGAATGAGAATTTATTTGATGATTGTTATAACGATTATTTGAATATTCATTAGGCTTGTGTTCTTTTTTCTTTATGATAAAAGTATCTT
This genomic interval from Marinitoga litoralis contains the following:
- a CDS encoding asparagine synthetase A, translated to MKSVESRKVDTVELVKEYLENPVYKEATIVQAEILRSIRKVLDEKGFVELLPVTVSPITDPLNHPHFGTEFEYYGQKYSVTKSMILHKQVAVLVHKKIYIVSPNVRLETEDKMNTGRHLFDFVQIDMEMLEASREEVFDVMEDAIIYTVEKIKEKYPDIIEKYHPTLKTPSKPFKRYTVKELKEKYGDDYEKKASLDVDEPFWMIDIPLMEREFYDKQDPERPEVLLDFDLIYPEGFEEAISGGEREHEYEQIIKRMKLKNTPPEEFEEYLKVAKAGLLKHSAGCGIGVERFTRWILGLDHVENTRLFAKTPGKHSI
- a CDS encoding HAMP domain-containing methyl-accepting chemotaxis protein, with translation MSLKIKIFLGFIIILTISIIIGVFGVINTNNLKSHIVEISNENLPKVQKILTIYQLQTSIEKSEMALLGLTDKNLREEEYRRIENSWESINRLINEYELFDLNEDELKYWKDYKEKLKMWETGHASFMEISKKIDETNILDPKTLKLDVKTYESELYRLAWLIEKAILDKEPFNEDLNPRNSPFGKWLENYQTENDYLADMINEMKKYNEGFLKTAKTINTVVKSKNEKQIELMQRIYNNSIIPNLENIFDTFAIINQIADESLKLKNQMLEQSLNLNLPLFEESASILKTIVEYNKNEAAQKANNTIEKVREAIITILTVIVIGIIIAIIFATLTIRSIVNSINILMKKIQAFGKGDLTVNFKVKGNDEISKMANALEEMANELRSSMKLIHEASNKLSVSSSTLASISEEQNAISEELTNQSKIIESNTIDASASVEEVLSGVEEIASSAQMISNNADELNYKANEASEAAINGEKHVNEIANIVEIAVKESDYTQNVVNELSEKVQNIGDIVDTINKITEQTNLLALNAAIEAARAGEAGKGFAVVADEIRKLAEQSKNSTEEISKILLSVKEGAYSANEATNKIVNIIRDIDKESEKIVSQFRNINGRIDDMVSKVHELSSASEEQSASTEEMAAAMDRISKVIDEISDQVKYMVSAIEQQNESSKQVNNSAEEGNNLSKSLSELINKFKI